From Cetobacterium sp. ZOR0034, one genomic window encodes:
- the glmS gene encoding glutamine--fructose-6-phosphate transaminase (isomerizing), with product MCGIVGYIGKGDAKSVVLQGLEKLEYRGYDSAGIAVIKDSKIIVEKKKGRLKNLESHLEGLDLNSHIGIGHTRWATHGEPSDRNSHPHYSEDMSVAVVHNGIIENYSSLKEELIKKGYKFTSDTDTEVVAHLIHSIFKGNLLETVKEAITYLRGSFALGVIHKDFPDEIVCTRKDSPLVIGIGENENLIASDIPAILKYTKNVYFLEDGDIAKLTANSIQIFDKNLSPVQREIKFIEWDYEQATKAGYPHFMIKEIFEQPKSIEETLNRRIQNGAIDFSDVLSDEDIKKFNMIHIVACGTAYHAGLQGQYALRSISRTNALVEIASEYRYMNPFVDENTLAIFVSQSGETLDTLAALKEAKSRGAKTLAITNVVGSTISREAHNTIYTMAGPEIAVASTKAYTTQVIIFQLLSIYLAEKKGLLNSDEVNKLIESLYSIPSKVEKELQNTDLLKSVAEFMKDKSSGFYIGRGVDFATALEGSLKMKEITYIHTEAFAAGELKHGSIALIEPGTPVIVVATQSNLLEKTVSNMKELKARGAHITTIARKSCKEAIEASDEFIGIDDIEDVFSVLLAIIPLQLLSYFTSVAKGIDVDKPRNLAKSVTVE from the coding sequence ATGTGTGGAATTGTTGGTTACATAGGAAAAGGAGATGCAAAAAGCGTAGTTTTACAAGGACTTGAGAAATTGGAGTACAGAGGTTACGACTCTGCAGGTATCGCAGTTATAAAAGATTCTAAGATTATTGTAGAGAAGAAAAAAGGTAGATTAAAAAATCTAGAATCTCATCTTGAAGGACTTGACTTAAACTCTCATATCGGAATCGGGCACACTAGATGGGCCACTCATGGAGAACCTTCTGATAGAAATTCTCATCCTCACTATAGTGAAGATATGTCTGTAGCTGTCGTTCACAACGGGATTATCGAAAATTATTCATCTCTGAAAGAAGAACTTATTAAAAAGGGGTATAAATTTACATCTGATACAGATACTGAAGTTGTAGCTCATCTTATACACTCTATCTTCAAAGGAAACTTACTAGAAACGGTAAAAGAAGCAATCACTTACTTAAGAGGTAGTTTTGCTCTTGGAGTTATTCATAAAGATTTCCCTGATGAAATAGTTTGTACTAGAAAGGATAGTCCTCTTGTTATCGGAATTGGAGAAAATGAAAATCTTATAGCTTCTGATATCCCGGCTATTCTAAAATATACAAAGAACGTGTATTTTTTAGAAGATGGTGATATCGCTAAATTAACTGCAAACTCAATCCAAATTTTCGACAAAAATTTATCTCCTGTACAGAGAGAGATTAAATTTATCGAATGGGATTATGAGCAAGCTACAAAAGCTGGATATCCTCACTTTATGATCAAAGAGATTTTTGAGCAACCTAAATCTATCGAAGAAACTCTAAATAGAAGAATTCAAAATGGAGCAATTGATTTTTCTGATGTTCTATCTGATGAAGATATCAAAAAATTCAATATGATTCATATCGTTGCTTGTGGAACTGCATATCACGCTGGTTTACAAGGCCAATATGCATTAAGATCAATTTCTAGAACGAATGCTCTTGTCGAAATTGCCTCAGAATACAGATATATGAATCCATTTGTCGATGAAAATACTTTAGCTATTTTCGTAAGCCAATCTGGAGAAACTTTAGATACTCTAGCAGCTTTGAAGGAAGCTAAATCTAGAGGTGCTAAAACTCTTGCTATCACAAACGTTGTCGGATCTACTATATCAAGAGAAGCCCACAATACTATTTACACTATGGCTGGACCTGAGATTGCAGTTGCATCAACTAAAGCTTATACAACACAAGTTATTATTTTCCAACTTCTTTCTATCTATTTAGCTGAAAAAAAGGGATTACTTAATAGCGACGAGGTTAACAAATTAATCGAATCACTTTACTCTATTCCTTCTAAAGTTGAAAAAGAGCTTCAGAATACAGATCTTTTAAAATCTGTTGCAGAGTTTATGAAAGATAAAAGTAGTGGGTTCTATATTGGAAGAGGAGTAGACTTTGCTACAGCACTTGAAGGATCATTAAAAATGAAAGAGATTACGTATATACATACTGAAGCTTTTGCAGCTGGTGAGTTAAAACATGGATCTATCGCTTTAATAGAGCCTGGAACACCTGTTATAGTTGTAGCTACGCAGTCAAATCTTTTAGAAAAAACCGTTTCAAATATGAAAGAACTAAAAGCTAGAGGAGCTCACATTACAACTATCGCAAGAAAAAGTTGTAAAGAAGCTATCGAAGCATCTGATGAATTTATTGGAATTGATGATATTGAAGATGTTTTCTCTGTTTTACTAGCTATTATACCGCTTCAACTTCTATCATACTTTACATCTGTTGCAAAAGGAATTGATGTGGATAAGCCTAGAAATCTAGCAAAATCAGTTACTGTTGAATAA
- a CDS encoding DMT family transporter gives MSDRLKGTLWMCVSALGMALMGATVKFIGSDISTFEKLFFRNLVGVVMLLFSMKGQNINIWGSSNKSRLFMIFRCATGLTGAVLNFYCINKLYLADSALLNKLSPFFVAIFATLFLKEKLERHQIPILIVVLFGALLVIKPKFSFEMLPALAGFLSAIFAGGAYTLVRYLRTMEEPSTLVLWFSAFSMIGMIPPMLIQGFIVPNRIQLLYLILTGIFATIGQIGLAYAYKYALASEVSIYQYLSIIFSAIIGFMVWQEIPDIFSMIGGLIIIGAALFNYKLSKK, from the coding sequence ATGAGTGATAGATTAAAAGGAACTTTATGGATGTGTGTGTCCGCTTTAGGTATGGCCTTAATGGGAGCTACAGTTAAATTTATTGGTAGTGATATCTCTACTTTCGAAAAACTTTTCTTCAGAAATCTCGTAGGAGTCGTTATGTTGCTCTTTTCTATGAAAGGTCAAAATATAAATATCTGGGGTAGTAGCAATAAAAGTAGATTATTTATGATTTTTAGATGTGCAACCGGCTTAACAGGAGCTGTTCTAAATTTTTACTGTATTAACAAACTTTATTTAGCTGATTCAGCTTTATTAAATAAACTTTCACCATTCTTTGTTGCTATTTTTGCAACTTTATTTTTAAAAGAAAAATTAGAAAGACATCAAATTCCTATACTTATTGTCGTTCTATTCGGAGCATTATTAGTTATAAAGCCTAAATTCAGTTTTGAAATGTTACCAGCTTTAGCCGGATTTTTATCCGCTATTTTTGCAGGTGGGGCCTATACACTAGTAAGATATCTAAGAACTATGGAAGAACCTTCTACTTTGGTTTTATGGTTTTCCGCATTTTCAATGATCGGTATGATTCCGCCAATGCTTATTCAAGGATTTATAGTCCCAAACAGGATACAACTACTTTATCTTATTCTAACAGGTATTTTCGCTACAATCGGACAGATTGGTTTAGCTTATGCTTATAAATATGCTTTAGCTAGTGAAGTATCTATATATCAATATTTAAGTATTATATTCTCTGCTATAATTGGGTTTATGGTTTGGCAGGAGATTCCAGATATTTTCAGTATGATAGGTGGTCTTATAATTATTGGTGCTGCATTATTTAATTATAAATTATCAAAAAAGTGA
- a CDS encoding YkgJ family cysteine cluster protein, whose amino-acid sequence MKRLRNILKEAKEKIVKSNGERVCNQTSNSCGCCNWDYSLISLKEKAEILNFISSNDIVKEKILRNKLEDKACYFHDKESKSCLIYDFRPICCRYISYKIYEKSDCFKTCSPLEPCKKGKSTVIRIEKEDVCIYDKILKKFSLDEKEYCFIDDKAIPEYQEYKKDQNIKLSSIIDEFKK is encoded by the coding sequence ATGAAGAGGCTGAGAAATATTTTAAAGGAAGCTAAAGAAAAAATTGTAAAATCAAACGGTGAAAGAGTTTGTAATCAGACGAGTAATAGTTGTGGTTGTTGTAATTGGGATTATTCTTTGATATCTTTAAAAGAAAAAGCAGAGATATTAAACTTTATTAGTTCTAATGATATTGTTAAAGAGAAAATTTTAAGGAATAAATTAGAGGATAAGGCATGTTATTTTCATGATAAAGAGAGTAAAAGTTGTTTGATATATGATTTTAGACCTATATGCTGTAGATATATTTCTTATAAAATATATGAAAAGAGTGATTGTTTTAAAACTTGTTCTCCTCTTGAACCGTGTAAAAAAGGGAAATCAACTGTAATAAGAATTGAAAAAGAAGATGTTTGCATTTATGATAAAATTTTGAAAAAGTTTTCTTTGGATGAGAAAGAATATTGTTTTATAGATGATAAAGCGATACCTGAATATCAGGAGTATAAAAAAGATCAAAATATAAAATTGAGTAGCATAATAGATGAATTTAAAAAGTGA
- a CDS encoding TonB-dependent receptor, whose product MNRKIMVLSLLTYTTLAYSKLDERIIKLEESVITTDNFETNIKETGANITVITSEEIVEKGAQNLVDIVRMAPGVIVSHYYDSIRFDVRGAGSPVHAEKNTIVTLDGVPIKGDQITNIPIANIERVEVVPGGGGILYGDGAIGGIVNIRLKKIDSFSEGKNYSGHISGSVSSHESNKFGVGVNTKMTEKIATSIGYNSSLQRSDKRGDEYGDIFSKRKNFVLSTKYNLNDGEIDFRYTRDEKKYAKDGDVPEDIYENDSRNPGNISRGESHSNDYYLGYRYDLNKKTQLYSYLGFYEKKFETHNPKTGTVIPKDDEEKFYGKIQLKHNYTESDYFMLGTDLTKEIATPQDKRIDDSTKDSYGIFLMNENKRGKFTFLQGVRYNTAEYNYYFRNRSPIPEEKWDTKNKTKYNDYSYTLETRYSYNESGVVYGKLSRDFRTPLISEMRYTVNAEKLNPQTQDTIEFGVKDYINDTYISLSTFYKMTRDEIYYSGEEYSNFPYYNIGDTERYGVEIFAEHYFEKLTLNTSITYIYHKIKDSKFDSLKDKEVPFIPNWKLGFGARYEFTPKIVGNADVIYYGRYFDSDDPTNIRKKDQGDYATVDISLSYKPLESLTLTGRVNNLFDEKYATYVGYWDDIRQYNRGDGRIYTLEATYKF is encoded by the coding sequence ATGAATAGAAAAATCATGGTGCTAAGTCTTTTGACTTACACAACTTTGGCTTATTCAAAGTTAGATGAGAGGATTATAAAACTGGAAGAAAGTGTTATAACCACAGATAATTTTGAAACCAATATCAAAGAAACAGGAGCGAATATAACAGTTATAACAAGTGAAGAGATAGTTGAAAAAGGGGCTCAAAATCTTGTGGATATTGTAAGGATGGCACCTGGAGTTATTGTATCACATTATTATGATAGTATTAGATTTGATGTGCGTGGAGCAGGGAGTCCTGTTCATGCAGAAAAAAATACCATAGTAACATTGGATGGAGTACCTATAAAAGGAGATCAGATAACAAATATTCCAATAGCAAATATTGAAAGAGTAGAAGTTGTTCCTGGCGGTGGAGGGATTTTATACGGTGATGGAGCTATTGGAGGAATTGTAAATATTAGATTAAAAAAAATTGATTCATTTTCAGAGGGGAAAAATTATTCAGGGCATATATCAGGATCTGTATCAAGTCATGAATCTAATAAATTTGGTGTTGGTGTGAATACAAAAATGACAGAAAAAATTGCAACAAGTATTGGATATAACTCTAGCTTACAAAGAAGTGATAAAAGAGGCGATGAATATGGAGATATATTTAGTAAAAGAAAGAACTTTGTGCTAAGTACAAAATATAATTTAAATGATGGAGAGATTGACTTTAGATATACAAGAGATGAAAAAAAATATGCTAAAGATGGTGATGTACCAGAGGATATTTATGAAAATGATAGTAGAAATCCGGGGAATATTTCAAGAGGTGAATCACATAGCAATGATTATTACTTAGGATATAGATATGATTTGAATAAAAAAACTCAACTGTACTCTTATTTAGGTTTTTATGAAAAGAAATTTGAAACTCATAATCCAAAAACAGGAACCGTAATTCCTAAAGATGATGAGGAAAAATTTTATGGGAAAATTCAATTAAAGCATAACTATACAGAGAGTGATTATTTTATGTTAGGAACTGATTTAACTAAAGAGATTGCGACTCCACAAGATAAACGAATTGATGATTCAACAAAAGATAGTTATGGAATATTCTTAATGAATGAAAATAAAAGAGGTAAATTTACATTTTTACAAGGTGTTAGATACAATACTGCAGAGTATAACTATTATTTTAGAAATAGATCACCTATTCCAGAAGAGAAGTGGGATACTAAAAATAAGACAAAGTATAATGACTATTCTTACACTTTGGAAACGAGATATTCCTATAATGAATCAGGCGTTGTTTATGGAAAATTATCTAGAGATTTTAGAACTCCGTTAATATCAGAGATGCGTTATACAGTAAATGCTGAAAAATTAAACCCACAAACACAAGATACAATAGAGTTTGGTGTGAAAGATTATATAAATGATACATATATAAGTTTGTCAACATTCTATAAGATGACAAGAGATGAAATCTATTATAGTGGTGAGGAGTATTCGAATTTCCCATATTATAATATTGGAGATACTGAGAGATACGGTGTAGAAATTTTTGCAGAACATTATTTTGAAAAGCTTACTTTAAATACATCAATAACATATATATATCACAAAATAAAAGATTCTAAATTTGATAGTTTAAAAGATAAAGAGGTTCCTTTTATTCCTAATTGGAAATTGGGATTTGGTGCAAGATATGAATTTACACCTAAAATAGTTGGAAACGCAGATGTAATTTACTATGGAAGATATTTTGACTCGGATGATCCTACAAATATCAGAAAAAAGGATCAAGGAGATTATGCAACTGTTGATATTTCATTGTCTTATAAACCTTTAGAATCTCTTACATTAACTGGAAGAGTTAATAATTTGTTTGATGAAAAATATGCAACATATGTGGGATATTGGGATGATATAAGACAATATAATAGAGGGGATGGAAGAATTTATACGTTGGAAGCGACTTATAAATTCTAA
- a CDS encoding NlpC/P60 family protein, translated as MLRNKKILINIMILFLLLLTGCSSAKISEKERQVRVVKISGFYNNWKGTKYRLGGTTKSGVDCSALMQHLYKQKFEVSLPRTTEKMSLEGKKIKNRTHWEVGDLLFFKIGRKKIRHVGVYLGNNRFLHASTSRGVIISEVDDYWNKHLWQVRKVL; from the coding sequence TTGTTAAGAAATAAAAAAATATTAATAAATATAATGATTTTGTTCTTACTCTTGTTGACAGGGTGCTCATCAGCTAAAATTAGTGAAAAAGAAAGACAGGTTAGAGTAGTTAAAATTTCAGGCTTTTACAACAATTGGAAGGGGACTAAATATAGATTAGGTGGAACTACTAAATCGGGAGTAGATTGCTCAGCTCTTATGCAACACTTATATAAACAGAAGTTTGAAGTTAGTTTACCTAGGACAACTGAAAAGATGTCCTTAGAAGGGAAAAAAATAAAAAATAGAACTCACTGGGAAGTTGGAGATTTGTTATTTTTTAAAATTGGTAGAAAAAAAATACGTCATGTAGGTGTTTATTTAGGAAATAATAGATTTTTACATGCATCAACCTCTAGAGGGGTGATTATCTCTGAGGTTGATGATTATTGGAATAAGCATTTGTGGCAAGTTAGAAAGGTTTTGTAA
- a CDS encoding META domain-containing protein, with protein sequence MKKLVLVLFAIFLMGGCFAKKVDVLSKVLDNTYSLENVIEESQIDVFFQKEKIVGNSGVNRYFATYKIDGDKISVGEIGTTRMMGPENLMLQEQGYLKNLKEAQEVRITENGIRIVTKSGVELNFVKK encoded by the coding sequence ATGAAGAAATTGGTATTAGTTTTGTTTGCGATTTTTTTAATGGGAGGATGTTTTGCTAAAAAGGTAGATGTGTTATCAAAAGTTCTCGATAATACTTACAGTTTAGAGAATGTAATTGAAGAAAGTCAGATTGATGTTTTTTTTCAGAAGGAAAAAATAGTAGGTAATTCTGGAGTGAATAGATATTTTGCAACTTATAAAATAGATGGAGATAAAATTTCTGTGGGGGAAATAGGTACAACTAGAATGATGGGACCAGAAAATTTAATGTTACAAGAGCAAGGGTATTTAAAAAACTTAAAAGAAGCACAAGAGGTTAGAATAACAGAAAATGGAATTCGAATAGTTACAAAAAGTGGAGTGGAATTAAATTTTGTTAAGAAATAA
- a CDS encoding EAL domain-containing protein, with protein MKIFLFFLLTIFCFAKGSYIPKTKSEKEILDLYKKEKIFLYLDDKEYKNRKDNNQTFNDIIIEMFEEYLGLDLEVKYVSMDDVRGIDENEILGGVYINNKVMSNIIFSIPFYKEELYLVSEDLEIDLKSLKNEDVLGSELYDEVFKFYLIANSKVLLQDNSKLLKVKKVKKAKLLPKLEALKYENRMRIGELPRIALGISLKNEKLLPILNNAIKEKYLSELTQFFYKKNSEEEKKQFLESLNLEEKEFIEKNQIILTGLESEQKWSYYLQNDKEYLGALPEVLKKFSFFTGMNFKIQNKPQSSWEELLNLFDQGKIRMLPMIKTNERMKKYIFTSNLEEVILYEVHGLKRVEMKDEMLIGVVKESFEESYAKIHYNQKNIRFYKNYKELMKALTEKKINIILSYNIINVSEWSLCIERDKFPVSFAFHPKDYVLRDIIEKALGASRDTDEIIRKGIESEEKNSYEEIINRKKENIGKFILSAVFLAFVFYSIFEIYYKNKKNQDFLKDKLTKLPNYFTYLNEADVFFTKEGQCLKINLSMLKYINNYLGWRIGNDVILEISNLLVRILARECSEFKIYKVAGDKFYIFAKVDDIEKLTKLIKSEIVKLGFEKEYKIKNKIRIAYLKKCKNESVESIFKYLEIIDNNERYQQEKILITKADKLLIEKIERKNKIKKLINEKNIRGMYPVFQPKFDVKTLEVVGAEVLARWETNELGFISPAEFIPMFEELKKIHLVDYLMAEETMNFLKRYEEALNEKKLKLSFNVSLQTFERDDFISTIFDLMQKIGISGINLEIELTESILALNVLTIKEKIEVLKDKDITVSIDDFTAGNSSIALLGILDVDTIKFDKSILDMVKEEGASSRYVYQNLIKLVKGLGFKIVAEGIENDYQLGFLKNNNVDIGQGFLYSKALRLKEFLKFITVK; from the coding sequence ATGAAAATATTTTTATTTTTTCTTTTAACCATATTTTGTTTTGCAAAAGGAAGTTACATTCCTAAAACAAAGTCGGAAAAAGAGATTTTAGACTTATATAAAAAAGAGAAGATATTTTTATACTTAGATGATAAAGAGTATAAAAATAGAAAAGATAATAATCAGACATTTAATGATATTATAATCGAAATGTTTGAGGAGTATTTGGGGTTGGATTTAGAAGTTAAATATGTATCTATGGATGATGTTCGTGGAATAGATGAAAATGAAATCCTAGGCGGAGTATATATAAATAATAAAGTAATGAGTAATATAATTTTTTCAATTCCTTTTTACAAAGAGGAGTTATATTTAGTATCAGAAGATTTGGAGATTGATTTGAAATCTTTAAAAAATGAAGATGTTTTAGGAAGTGAATTATATGATGAAGTTTTTAAGTTTTATTTGATTGCAAATTCAAAAGTTTTACTTCAAGATAATAGTAAACTCTTGAAAGTAAAAAAAGTAAAAAAAGCAAAACTACTTCCGAAATTAGAAGCCTTGAAGTATGAAAATAGAATGAGGATTGGTGAGCTTCCAAGAATAGCATTAGGAATTAGTTTAAAAAATGAAAAATTACTACCTATTTTAAATAATGCTATAAAAGAGAAGTATTTAAGTGAGTTAACACAATTTTTTTATAAAAAAAATAGCGAAGAAGAAAAAAAACAATTTTTAGAATCACTTAATCTTGAAGAGAAAGAATTCATAGAAAAAAACCAGATTATTTTGACTGGTTTAGAATCTGAGCAGAAATGGAGTTATTATTTACAAAATGATAAAGAGTATTTAGGTGCCTTACCTGAAGTTTTAAAAAAATTTTCTTTTTTCACAGGAATGAATTTTAAAATTCAAAATAAACCTCAAAGTAGCTGGGAAGAGCTTTTAAATTTGTTTGATCAAGGGAAAATAAGAATGCTTCCAATGATAAAAACAAATGAAAGAATGAAAAAGTATATTTTTACTTCAAATTTAGAGGAAGTTATTTTATATGAAGTTCATGGATTGAAGAGAGTAGAAATGAAAGACGAAATGTTAATAGGTGTTGTAAAGGAAAGCTTCGAAGAGAGTTATGCCAAAATACACTACAATCAAAAAAATATAAGATTCTATAAAAATTATAAAGAATTAATGAAAGCATTAACTGAAAAAAAGATAAATATAATTTTGAGTTATAATATTATTAATGTCTCTGAATGGAGTCTTTGTATTGAGAGAGATAAGTTTCCTGTTAGTTTCGCATTTCATCCAAAAGATTATGTTTTGAGGGATATAATTGAAAAAGCTTTAGGAGCAAGTCGAGATACAGATGAGATAATCAGAAAAGGAATTGAAAGCGAAGAAAAAAATAGTTATGAGGAAATAATAAATCGAAAAAAAGAGAATATAGGTAAGTTCATATTGAGTGCAGTTTTTTTAGCTTTTGTTTTTTATAGCATATTTGAAATTTACTATAAAAATAAGAAGAATCAAGATTTTTTAAAAGACAAATTAACTAAATTACCTAATTATTTTACATATTTAAACGAAGCAGATGTATTTTTTACAAAAGAAGGACAGTGTTTAAAGATTAATTTGAGTATGCTTAAATATATAAATAACTATTTAGGTTGGAGAATCGGAAATGATGTGATATTAGAGATATCGAATTTGCTAGTTCGAATATTAGCAAGAGAGTGTTCAGAGTTTAAAATATACAAAGTTGCTGGAGATAAATTTTATATATTTGCAAAAGTTGATGATATCGAAAAATTAACAAAACTTATAAAAAGTGAGATTGTAAAATTAGGATTTGAGAAAGAGTATAAAATAAAAAATAAGATTAGAATAGCATATTTGAAAAAGTGTAAGAATGAAAGTGTTGAAAGTATTTTTAAATATTTAGAAATAATTGATAATAATGAGAGATATCAGCAAGAAAAAATTTTAATAACGAAGGCTGATAAATTACTTATAGAGAAGATAGAAAGAAAAAATAAAATAAAAAAATTAATTAATGAGAAAAATATCAGAGGTATGTATCCGGTTTTCCAACCGAAGTTTGATGTTAAAACACTAGAGGTTGTTGGAGCAGAAGTTTTAGCAAGATGGGAAACCAATGAATTAGGATTTATTTCTCCGGCAGAGTTCATTCCAATGTTTGAAGAATTAAAGAAGATACATTTGGTGGATTATTTAATGGCAGAAGAAACTATGAATTTTTTGAAAAGATATGAAGAGGCGTTAAATGAAAAAAAATTAAAATTATCTTTTAATGTTTCACTTCAAACCTTCGAAAGAGATGACTTTATATCAACTATATTTGATTTAATGCAAAAAATAGGAATTTCTGGTATAAATTTAGAGATTGAATTAACAGAGTCAATATTAGCATTAAATGTATTAACAATCAAAGAAAAAATAGAAGTGTTGAAAGATAAGGACATTACAGTTTCGATAGATGACTTTACAGCTGGAAATTCATCAATAGCATTATTGGGAATATTAGATGTTGATACTATAAAGTTTGATAAATCTATTTTGGATATGGTTAAAGAAGAGGGGGCAAGTTCTAGATATGTTTATCAAAATTTGATAAAGTTAGTAAAGGGTCTAGGATTTAAGATTGTAGCTGAAGGAATAGAAAACGATTATCAATTAGGATTTTTAAAAAATAATAACGTTGATATAGGACAAGGTTTTTTATATAGTAAAGCTTTGAGATTAAAAGAGTTTTTAAAATTTATAACAGTAAAATAG
- a CDS encoding threonine/serine exporter family protein translates to MPKKQLISEHHVLQLATFAGKIVLTSGGEVYRVEDIISRIGQHFNLKIDCFATLTCIIVSGKNKDGEIVSLVERINSRSSNLDKIHQVHKIIKEIDSYTFLELKRSLEEIDKIKAYGFGMNLAASALGAASFVVSFKGGANDFAAAFVAGAGVALFSYIVSGLQLNSFFINLISGAICALVSNLFYINGVISSPSISIISSLMLLVPGVAFINSIRDIIAGDLISGTSRATEVLMTGGAIAIGAGLVTKLFYNFGGF, encoded by the coding sequence ATGCCAAAAAAACAACTAATTTCAGAACATCACGTTCTTCAACTAGCAACTTTCGCCGGAAAAATAGTATTAACTAGCGGTGGAGAAGTTTACCGGGTTGAAGATATTATTTCTCGTATCGGTCAACATTTTAATTTAAAAATTGATTGCTTTGCTACTCTTACTTGTATAATTGTTTCAGGAAAAAATAAAGATGGTGAAATTGTTTCTTTGGTAGAAAGAATCAATTCTAGGTCTTCAAATCTCGATAAAATTCATCAAGTTCATAAGATTATTAAAGAGATTGATTCATACACATTCCTTGAACTGAAAAGATCTTTAGAAGAGATTGACAAGATTAAAGCATATGGCTTTGGAATGAATTTAGCTGCTTCGGCTTTAGGAGCCGCTAGTTTTGTTGTATCTTTTAAAGGTGGAGCAAACGATTTTGCCGCTGCCTTTGTCGCTGGTGCTGGTGTAGCTCTTTTTTCATATATCGTTTCTGGGCTACAATTAAATAGCTTTTTTATAAATCTAATATCTGGAGCTATCTGTGCTCTAGTTTCAAATCTTTTTTATATAAATGGGGTTATTTCTAGTCCATCAATTAGTATAATCTCCTCTTTAATGTTACTCGTTCCAGGAGTCGCTTTTATAAATTCTATTAGAGATATTATAGCAGGTGATTTAATCTCAGGTACATCTAGAGCAACAGAGGTTCTAATGACTGGAGGCGCTATCGCTATCGGAGCTGGACTTGTCACTAAATTATTCTATAACTTTGGAGGGTTTTAA
- a CDS encoding threonine/serine exporter family protein — translation MFLIEVIFAFFITVSFAILFNVRGKLIMYSGIGGAISWFFYLFFTEKGYSYSTCYLLATAITAFYSEMMAKKVQTTVPTLLIAALIPMAPGGGVYFTMLHLIQNRYQEFMLKGMETSIIAGSMALGIILVTTCFRIFHVTKK, via the coding sequence ATGTTTCTTATAGAGGTTATTTTTGCTTTTTTTATTACAGTTAGCTTTGCTATACTCTTCAACGTTAGAGGAAAATTAATCATGTACTCTGGCATTGGAGGTGCTATCAGTTGGTTTTTCTATCTTTTTTTTACAGAGAAAGGTTATTCATATTCAACTTGCTACCTTCTAGCTACAGCTATAACGGCATTTTATTCTGAAATGATGGCTAAAAAAGTGCAGACTACAGTCCCAACTCTACTTATAGCTGCACTTATTCCTATGGCACCTGGTGGTGGTGTATATTTTACTATGTTACACCTTATACAAAACAGATATCAAGAGTTTATGTTAAAAGGAATGGAAACCTCAATAATTGCTGGTTCTATGGCCCTAGGAATCATCTTAGTTACTACATGTTTTAGAATTTTCCACGTTACAAAGAAGTAA